A single window of Capra hircus breed San Clemente unplaced genomic scaffold, ASM170441v1, whole genome shotgun sequence DNA harbors:
- the LOC108635376 gene encoding ubiquitin carboxyl-terminal hydrolase 17-like protein 6, protein MAPNHLHPEPFGPGGQVGRAVAGSRRPQRGDLAPGSAGLAPGQKVALSWRGPWGVGAGLQNLGNTCYVNAALQCLSHTPPLASWLVSRQHATLCPAGSSCTLCAMRAHVTRALLHAGEVIRPRKDLLAGFHRHQQEDAHEFLMFTLNGMQQGCLSASQPSGHASEDTSVVRQIFGGTWRSRIQCLHCLGVSDTFDPHLDVSLDITAAQSVEQALRELVKPEKLEAENAYDCGVCLRKVPATKRLTLHSTSQVLVLVLKRFTQLSGAKRAQEVRYPQRLDVQPYTSEGKAGPLGYVLYAVLVHSGWSCERGHYFCYVRAGNGQWYKMDDAKVTACDETAALSQSAYVLFYAREDPGQPAGDASGRAPGSQESPGDTEAEGMSLEQWRRLQEHNRPKPALELRKIQAALPAGAVVIHRSRPGGGRNRPPPAQEHHRLDRPSTDTPPPGPTDVGHGPCASGRARATKGRNKKPRPSLGLWR, encoded by the exons ATGGCCCCGAATCATTTGCATCCGGAGCCCTTTGGTCCAGGGGGCCAGGTCGGAA GGGCCGTCGCCGGCAGTCGGCGCCCCCAGCGGGGTGACTTGGCTCCTGGGTCAGCGGGGCTGGCGCCTGGCCAGAAAGTCGCCCTGAGTTGGAGGGGGCCGTGGGGGGTGGGCGCTGGGCTTCAGAATCTGGGGAACACCTGCTACGTGAACGCGGCGCTGCAGTGTCTGAGCCACACGCCGCCCCTGGCCAGCTGGCTGGTGTCCCGGCAGCACGCCACCCTCTGTCCGGCCGGCAGCTCCTGCACGCTCTGTGCCATGCGAGCTCACGTGACCCGAGCCCTCCTTCACGCGGGAGAGGTGATCCGGCCCCGCAAGGACCTGCTGGCGGGCTTCCACAGACACCAGCAGGAAGATGCCCACGAGTTTCTGATGTTCACTCTGAATGGCATGCAGCAAGGGTGCCTGAGTGCATCCCAGCCGTCGGGCCACGCCTCCGAGGACACCAGCGTCGTCCGTCAGATCTTCGGCGGGACGTGGAGGTCTCGGATCCAGTGTCTCCACTGCCTCGGTGTCTCGGACACGTTCGACCCTCATCTGGACGTCAGCCTGGATATCACGGCGGCTCAGAGTgtggagcaagctctgagagagctgGTCAAGCCCGAGAAGCTGGAGGCGGAAAATGCCTATGACTGTGGCGTTTGTCTCCGGAAGGTGCCTGCCACCAAGAGGTTGACTTTGCACAGCACGTCCCAGGTCCTGGTGCTGGTGCTGAAGCGGTTCACACAGCTGAGCGGGGCCAAAAGGGCTCAGGAGGTGCGCTATCCCCAGCGCCTGGACGTGCAGCCCTACACGTctgaggggaaggcagggccaCTGGGCTACGTGCTCTATGCCGTGCTGGTGCACTCCGGGTGGAGCTGTGAGCGAGGACACTACTTTTGTTACGTCCGAGCCGGCAACGGCCAATGGTATAAGATGGACGATGCCAAGGTGACCGCCTGTGACGAGACTGCTGCCCTGAGCCAGAGCGCCTACGTCCTGTTCTACGCCCGGGAGG ACCCCGGGCAGCCTGCAGGAGACGCCAGCGGCAGAGCTCCTGGGTCGCAGGAGTCCCCGGGGGACACAGAGGCCGAAGGGATGAGCTTAGAGCAGTGGAGACGCCTGCAAGAACACAACCGACCGAAGCCGGCCTTGGAGCTGCGCAagatccaggctgccctgcctgccgGCGCAGTCGTGATTCACCGGTCCAGACCCGGAGGAGGGAGAAACCGCCCGCCGCCCGCACAGGAGCACCACCGGCTCGACCGGCCCAGCACGGACACCCCGCCTCCGGGGCCGACGGACGTCGGCCACGGCCCTTGTGCCAGCGGGAGGGCCAGAGCGACCAAGGGGAGGAACAAGAAGCCgcggccatctctggggctgtggcGGTAG
- the LOC108635377 gene encoding ubiquitin carboxyl-terminal hydrolase 17-like protein 13, with product MAPNHLHPEPFGPGGQVGTCTCGGGAVGKPPKDRGGGAKALFGDDGVREGGIGVQLQVGDGNPRGPCLQSPGAASEHGGGACPAPFNVLAGGRGCRASAAGADALRGPSVPEGPSPAVGRPQRGDLAPGSAGLAPGQKVALSWRGPWGVGAGLQNLGNTCYVNAALQCLSHTPPLASWLVSRQHATLCPAGSSCTLCAMRAHVTRALLHAGEVIRPRKDLLAGFHRHQQEDAHEFLMFTLNGMQQGCLSASQPSGHASEDTSVVRQIFGGTWRSRIQCLHCLGVSDTFDPHLDVSLDITAAQSVEQALRELVKPEKLEAENAYDCGVCLRKVPATKRLTLHSTSQVLVLVLKRFTQLSGAKRAQEVRYPQRLDVQPYTSEGKAGPLGYVLYAVLVHSGWSCERGHYFCYVRAGNGQWYKMDDAKVTACDETAALSQSAYVLFYAREGAWEGGAGGGAAAPLGADPADPGQPAGDASGRAPGSQESPGDTEAEGMSLEQWRRLQEHNRPKPALELRKIQAALPAGAVVIHRSRPGGGRNRPRRPHRSTTGSTGPARTPRLRGRRTSATALVPAGGPERPRGGTRSRGHLWGCGGRPALMHMRADAQAHSACGPPWDAARVPTRSEFLSGAAASPWLGLPLGRPLRKAAPAGQATRTEGPGPGGTWGPVPEGAPGPWPPLEPGSLVRPEKPGGGEERAGRSPCPGDGSDPPRTGDAEDPGIPPATQRILRRAKGFQPAGLGPAGEKLHPLPARGHRRGLASPPARLPGPDRGSPAASGTGSGGPGEEARGTPELGRETQGSDVRRPGPSPAEDRIGKLRGWGSPTAGEEGVSRGSGLSSAAASQVLLDVSGPSRPLQSCHAAVNTLRFCVEWTL from the exons ATGGCCCCGAATCATTTGCATCCGGAGCCCTTTGGTCCAGGGGGCCAGGTCGGAA CTTGCACGTGCGGGGGTGGGGCCGTGGGAAAGCCCCCAAAGGAccgagggggcggggccaagGCCCTTTTTGGAGACGACGGTGTGAGGGAAGGAGGCATCGGCGTGCAGCTGCAGGTAGGAGATGGAAACCCTCGTGGGCCTTGTTTGCAGAGCCCGGGGGCTGCTTCTGAGCACGGGGGAGGTGCGTGTCCGGCTCCCTTCAACGTCTTAGCCGGAGGGCGAGGTTGTCGGGCCAGCGCCGCTGGTGCGGATGCCCTTCGGGGACCCTCTGTCCCTGAGGGGCCGTCGCCGGCAGTCGGGCGCCCCCAGCGGGGTGACTTGGCTCCTGGGTCAGCGGGGCTGGCGCCTGGCCAGAAAGTCGCCCTGAGTTGGAGGGGGCCGTGGGGGGTGGGCGCTGGGCTTCAGAATCTGGGGAACACCTGCTACGTGAACGCGGCGCTGCAGTGTCTGAGCCACACGCCGCCCCTGGCCAGCTGGCTGGTGTCCCGGCAGCACGCCACCCTCTGTCCGGCCGGCAGCTCCTGCACGCTCTGTGCCATGCGAGCTCACGTGACCCGAGCCCTCCTTCACGCGGGAGAGGTGATCCGGCCCCGCAAGGACCTGCTGGCGGGCTTCCACAGACACCAGCAGGAAGATGCCCACGAGTTTCTGATGTTCACTCTGAATGGCATGCAGCAAGGGTGCCTGAGTGCATCCCAGCCGTCGGGCCACGCCTCCGAGGACACCAGCGTCGTCCGTCAGATCTTCGGCGGGACGTGGAGGTCTCGGATCCAGTGTCTCCACTGCCTCGGTGTCTCGGACACGTTCGACCCTCATCTGGACGTCAGCCTGGATATCACGGCGGCTCAGAGTgtggagcaagctctgagagagctgGTCAAGCCCGAGAAGCTGGAGGCGGAAAATGCCTATGACTGTGGCGTTTGTCTCCGGAAGGTGCCTGCCACCAAGAGGTTGACTTTGCACAGCACGTCCCAGGTCCTGGTGCTGGTGCTGAAGCGGTTCACACAGCTGAGCGGGGCCAAAAGGGCTCAGGAGGTGCGCTATCCCCAGCGCCTGGACGTGCAGCCCTACACGTctgaggggaaggcagggccaCTGGGCTACGTGCTCTATGCCGTGCTGGTGCACTCCGGGTGGAGCTGTGAGCGAGGACACTACTTTTGTTACGTCCGAGCCGGCAACGGCCAATGGTATAAGATGGACGATGCCAAGGTGACCGCCTGTGACGAGACTGCTGCCCTGAGCCAGAGCGCCTACGTCCTGTTCTACGCCCGGGAGGGTGCGTGGGAAGGgggcgctgggggaggggcagcggccCCCCTCGGGGCTGACCCCGCAGACCCCGGGCAGCCTGCAGGAGACGCCAGCGGCAGAGCTCCTGGGTCGCAGGAGTCCCCGGGGGACACAGAGGCCGAAGGGATGAGCTTAGAGCAGTGGAGACGCCTGCAAGAACACAACCGACCGAAGCCGGCCTTGGAGCTGCGCAagatccaggctgccctgcctgccgGCGCAGTCGTGATTCACCGGTCCAGACCCGGAGGAGGGAGAAACCGCCCGCGCCGCCCGCACAGGAGCACCACCGGCTCGACCGGCCCAGCACGGACACCCCGCCTCCGGGGCCGACGGACGTCGGCCACGGCCCTTGTGCCAGCGGGAGGGCCAGAGCGACCAAGGGGAGGAACAAGAAGCCgcggccatctctggggctgtggcGGTAGGCCGGCTCTGATGCACATGCGTGCAGACGCCCAGGCACACTCTGCGTGCGGCCCGCCCTGGGACGCAGCAAGAGTGCCGACGAGGAGCGAGTTCCTCTCTGGCG CGGCCGCATCTCCCTGGCTGGGGCTGCCGCTCGGCCGGCCGCTCCGGAAAGCCGCGCCCGCGGGGCAGGCGACGCGCACGGAGGGCCCAGGGCCGGGCGGGACCTGGGGTCCCGTCCCCGAAGGAGCTCCGGGCCCCTGGCCGCCGCTGGAACCCGGGAGTCTGGTGCGCCCCGAGAAGCCGGGAGGCGGCGAGGAGAGAGCGGGGCGGTCTCCGTGCCCCGGAGACGGTTCCGATCCCCCACGGACGGGAGATGCGGAGGACCCGGGGATCCCGCCGGCGACACAGCGGATCCTTCGCCGGGCTAAGGGCTTCCAACCGGCCGGGCTCGGCCCCGCGGGGGAGAAACTGCACCCGCTCCCCGCACGCGGCCACCGACGAGGCCTCGCGTCCCCGCCCGCTCGCCTCCCCGGGCCCGACCGCGGGTCTCCGGCCGCTTCGGGAACCGGGAGCGGAGGACCTGGAGAAGAGGCGCGCGGCACACCCGAGCTCGGTCGCGAGACCCAGGGCTCAGACGTGCGGCGCCCGGGCCCCTCTCCAGCAGAGGACCGGATCGGGAAGCTCCGGGGCTGGGGATCGCCGACGGCCGGGGAGGAAGGAGTCTCCCGGGGCTCCGGGCTCAGCAGCGCTGCTGCTTCTCAAGTGCTTCTTGATGTCAGCGGGCCGAGCCGCCCTCTGCAGTCCTGCCACGCTGCTGTTAATACGCTGCGCTTCTGTGTTGAATGGACGCTGTAG